In one window of Desulfovibrio sp. UCD-KL4C DNA:
- a CDS encoding AEC family transporter yields the protein MVTLVLCTLIPIFLMILGGAFAYRSEILPENSATVLNGFVCYFTLPALIFGSLATTPINEIARGRFITGTVASMLISYLLMFIFSKYVFKSHYTESAMRAMTGSFPNCAFLGLPVMLSLFGHGKDVLIATTISILIPTLLIIIVVAKFSLYRADKDKSLFLIIYSIVILTLKTPLVISALIGIVFSILQISLPAFFTKALHSFGMSSIPCALFAVGIVLSKQKIKLEWSKILLVNFSKMILHPVLAAVFLSLLKVPENMLIMGVVSSGMPAAAITCVLSQEYETLEMETSASVLITTIIYMPCLLGTLFIAHMFGITF from the coding sequence ATGGTTACTTTAGTTCTCTGCACGCTAATTCCAATTTTTTTAATGATTTTGGGTGGGGCGTTTGCATATAGAAGTGAAATATTACCGGAAAATAGTGCCACCGTATTAAATGGCTTTGTTTGTTACTTTACTCTGCCAGCACTTATATTTGGATCACTCGCCACAACTCCGATAAATGAGATAGCAAGAGGTCGATTTATTACAGGAACTGTTGCTTCTATGCTCATATCCTATCTATTAATGTTTATATTTTCAAAATATGTTTTTAAATCACACTACACTGAGAGTGCTATGAGAGCTATGACAGGAAGTTTTCCTAATTGTGCTTTTTTAGGTCTTCCGGTGATGCTTTCGTTGTTTGGTCATGGTAAGGATGTTTTAATTGCTACAACTATCTCTATCCTTATACCTACCTTACTTATCATTATTGTCGTAGCAAAATTTTCTTTGTATAGAGCGGATAAGGATAAGTCTTTATTTTTAATTATCTATTCAATAGTAATTTTAACATTGAAAACACCTCTAGTTATTTCTGCATTAATCGGTATTGTTTTTTCTATCCTGCAAATATCTCTTCCAGCTTTTTTTACCAAAGCTTTGCATAGCTTTGGAATGTCTTCAATTCCGTGCGCTCTCTTTGCTGTTGGAATCGTACTAAGTAAGCAGAAAATAAAACTCGAATGGTCTAAAATACTATTAGTTAACTTTAGTAAAATGATCTTGCATCCTGTTTTAGCAGCAGTATTTTTGTCTTTACTTAAGGTTCCTGAAAATATGCTTATTATGGGAGTTGTATCATCCGGAATGCCAGCAGCAGCTATAACATGCGTATTATCGCAGGAATATGAAACATTAGAAATGGAAACCTCTGCAAGTGTTTTGATCACGACTATAATTTATATGCCTTGTTTATTAGGAACCTTGTTTATTGCACATATGTTTGGGATAACATTTTAG
- a CDS encoding nitroreductase family protein gives MTISVKDAIKQRHSVRSYLDTPLNDSDIMEILDAGRNAPSSLNSQPWRFKVVTDKTTIEWLSTKKVSRNQSWIGKAPAVIVCCVDLDGYIKDSQASAFFFRENNIMEEEPMQGIEEYVAKAESEPDSDKFGASVMNLSIAMSFMMLRATELGLGSCWVGMFNPDLIKEHLNMSDKLRIAALLVIGKPDESGTIPRNRKTIDDILIK, from the coding sequence ATGACAATTAGCGTTAAGGATGCAATTAAGCAAAGGCATAGCGTAAGATCTTATTTAGATACGCCTTTAAATGATTCAGATATTATGGAGATTCTTGATGCAGGCCGGAACGCCCCATCTAGTTTAAATTCTCAGCCATGGCGTTTTAAAGTTGTAACTGACAAAACAACAATAGAATGGCTTTCAACAAAAAAAGTATCCCGGAATCAGTCTTGGATAGGTAAAGCTCCTGCTGTTATTGTTTGCTGTGTTGATCTGGATGGATACATAAAAGATTCTCAAGCCAGTGCATTTTTCTTTAGGGAAAATAATATTATGGAAGAGGAGCCTATGCAAGGTATCGAAGAATATGTTGCTAAAGCTGAAAGCGAACCTGATTCTGATAAGTTCGGAGCCAGTGTTATGAATTTATCGATAGCTATGTCTTTTATGATGCTTCGTGCAACAGAGCTAGGATTAGGTTCTTGTTGGGTCGGAATGTTTAATCCTGATTTAATTAAAGAACATTTAAATATGAGTGATAAGCTACGCATTGCAGCTTTACTTGTTATAGGCAAACCAGATGAAAGTGGAACAATTCCGCGTAACCGAAAAACAATCGATGATATTCTTATTAAGTAG